One genomic window of Candidatus Kuenenia stuttgartiensis includes the following:
- a CDS encoding tetratricopeptide repeat protein, with protein sequence MNKKILARKLFAEGKKYDRLFPNSEQAIDAYKQSLKSDSAFTDAYVKLGFIYLARNDYGEALHYLQKAASLEPDNAETLNNLGYVYEKMFRFASAKQMYKKALTINPENIEALVNIAKILELEGNYNGAIEQYKKTIARYPDAIFPHFCLAVLYDTHDMFDDAIREYELVLGKDPHYVKAMFNLGSLYAQLGNSNEAIMLLKRASELNPQEVIILNKLGEMYLFISNYSAAEQALKQSIASNPFQEDVQVSIIHAQYLQYCSNPETAKKEEIILRIHFVLSLYSYNKMCREILNALN encoded by the coding sequence ATGAACAAGAAAATATTAGCACGAAAATTGTTTGCGGAAGGGAAAAAATATGACCGCCTTTTCCCCAATTCGGAACAAGCAATAGATGCTTACAAACAAAGCCTTAAGAGTGATAGTGCCTTCACTGACGCCTATGTAAAACTGGGATTTATCTACCTTGCCAGAAACGATTACGGCGAGGCGCTCCATTATCTGCAAAAAGCAGCCTCATTAGAACCTGATAACGCAGAAACACTTAACAATCTTGGCTATGTTTATGAAAAAATGTTTCGGTTTGCCAGCGCAAAACAAATGTACAAAAAAGCCTTAACAATAAATCCTGAAAATATTGAGGCGCTGGTTAATATTGCTAAAATTCTGGAATTGGAAGGTAACTACAACGGAGCAATAGAACAATATAAAAAGACTATCGCACGCTACCCTGATGCCATTTTTCCGCATTTCTGCCTGGCAGTTCTCTATGATACACATGACATGTTTGACGATGCGATAAGAGAATATGAGCTTGTTTTGGGAAAAGACCCTCATTATGTAAAGGCAATGTTTAATCTGGGAAGTCTTTACGCCCAATTAGGGAATAGCAATGAGGCTATCATGCTTCTGAAACGGGCTTCTGAATTGAATCCGCAGGAAGTAATAATCCTCAACAAACTGGGGGAAATGTATTTATTCATTTCAAATTATTCTGCCGCAGAACAAGCCTTAAAACAATCCATTGCATCAAACCCGTTTCAGGAGGATGTACAGGTGAGTATTATACACGCTCAATATTTACAGTATTGTTCAAATCCCGAAACAGCAAAAAAAGAGGAAATTATCCTCAGAATCCATTTTGTCCTTTCATTGTATTCCTATAATAAAATGTGCCGGGAAATTTTAAACGCTTTGAATTAG
- the miaA gene encoding tRNA (adenosine(37)-N6)-dimethylallyltransferase MiaA has product MSHTICILTGPTASGKSQIALKIAEKTGAEIVSADSMLIYRGMDIGTEKPCAETRTKIPHYLIDIREPWEEYSVGNYIKDFEIITNNLYEQEKPFIVVGGTALYLKAIMDGLFDGPPANWEYRNRLKTIAKEQGTESLYHMLETIDPKTASRLHSNDQRRIIRALEVFQQTGISISSYQTQFGNKNPKYHCIVVAIMHDRKELYRRIESRVDDMFSRGLIDEVKALISNPLGLSKQASQALGYKEVIDLLKGNYLLPDAVNAIKQGTRRLAKRQMTWFRSFSDIHWVTADSPENADSLAENILDYFALKNPALKKTLAC; this is encoded by the coding sequence ATGTCACATACAATCTGCATACTAACCGGCCCCACTGCCAGTGGAAAATCGCAAATAGCCCTGAAAATAGCTGAAAAAACCGGGGCAGAGATTGTTTCCGCCGACTCTATGCTAATTTATCGTGGCATGGATATTGGGACGGAAAAGCCATGCGCTGAGACAAGAACCAAAATTCCCCATTATTTAATAGATATTAGGGAACCGTGGGAAGAATACAGTGTGGGAAATTATATAAAAGACTTTGAAATCATCACGAATAATCTTTATGAACAGGAAAAACCCTTTATTGTTGTCGGCGGCACGGCGCTTTATCTTAAAGCGATCATGGATGGTTTATTTGACGGTCCTCCGGCAAATTGGGAATATCGGAACCGGTTAAAAACAATCGCAAAAGAACAAGGAACAGAGTCTTTATACCATATGCTTGAAACAATTGATCCAAAGACCGCCAGCCGGTTACACTCCAATGATCAGAGAAGGATAATCAGGGCGCTTGAGGTTTTTCAACAAACGGGGATAAGCATTTCTTCTTACCAAACCCAGTTTGGGAATAAAAATCCGAAGTACCATTGCATTGTTGTTGCGATTATGCATGATCGCAAAGAATTGTACCGGCGTATAGAATCGCGCGTGGATGATATGTTTTCGCGGGGTCTTATTGATGAAGTGAAAGCTTTGATAAGTAACCCCCTGGGATTAAGTAAACAAGCTTCTCAAGCGCTTGGATACAAGGAGGTTATTGATTTACTGAAAGGGAATTATTTGCTTCCGGATGCAGTCAATGCAATCAAACAAGGCACGCGCCGGTTAGCAAAAAGGCAAATGACCTGGTTTAGAAGTTTCTCCGATATTCACTGGGTCACGGCAGATTCACCTGAAAATGCCGATTCCCTTGCAGAAAACATCCTGGATTACTTTGCTCTGAAAAATCCTGCACTGAAGAAAACGCTTGCTTGCTGA
- a CDS encoding CvpA family protein — protein sequence MNWIDIILSVVLCISVIFGFVDGPICQILRICSLFLSFCVALFYHAVISNIFCNVFSVSLHNVLSYFILFGLAALITTIISDFPKNMVDNLKMGGWYNVLCAVLGFVKGTILCGAIIFGILNLCSMPACEMVCTSKIATVMGNGMQNVAAITSNNFFDPLKKNRGSDNAKMAKGTEF from the coding sequence ATGAATTGGATTGATATAATACTATCTGTAGTCCTTTGTATTTCAGTGATTTTTGGCTTTGTTGACGGACCAATATGCCAAATTCTTAGAATCTGTAGTTTGTTTCTCTCTTTTTGTGTGGCGCTTTTTTACCATGCAGTCATAAGCAACATCTTCTGCAATGTGTTTTCGGTTTCATTGCACAATGTATTGAGTTATTTCATCCTGTTCGGCCTTGCAGCGCTTATAACCACAATTATTTCAGATTTTCCCAAAAACATGGTCGACAATTTGAAAATGGGCGGTTGGTATAATGTATTGTGCGCGGTATTAGGATTTGTTAAAGGGACTATCCTCTGTGGTGCGATCATCTTCGGCATCCTCAATTTATGCTCCATGCCGGCATGCGAAATGGTTTGCACCTCGAAAATAGCAACGGTAATGGGAAATGGAATGCAAAATGTAGCAGCAATTACCTCAAACAATTTTTTTGACCCGTTAAAGAAAAACAGAGGATCAGACAATGCAAAAATGGCAAAGGGTACGGAATTTTAA
- a CDS encoding ISL3 family transposase, translated as MQIKTLLNTVENFKSFVYKAVSFEVINGRKALVANIKPRVNAKPECSVCGKRVSGYDTQPSRLYEYPPLWGFQVFFRYSPRRAACPVDGIHVERIPWSEGKEQMTTTYKVFLSRWAKRLSWKETAEIFKSSWDSVYRAVQFVVAYGLAHRDLENITEIGIDEIQVWSGHKYLTLVYQLDSHAKRLLWSGPERKAKTLRKFFMELGIERCLRIKFVCSDMWSPYLKVIAKKASQALNILDRFHIMKKFNEAIDQIRREEVKKLKDEGTDNVLEKSRWLLLKRPENLTEKQTVRLSQIVKINLSSIKAYLMREDFQRFWEYKYPAYADRFLENWITRTLKTNLEPMKKVAKMLRNHKQLILNWFKADGRLSSGTVEGFNLKAKLTMRKAYGYKSLECLQTALYHTLGNLPEPILTHRFCG; from the coding sequence ATGCAGATAAAGACATTATTAAATACGGTAGAGAATTTCAAGTCATTTGTTTACAAAGCAGTCAGTTTCGAGGTCATAAATGGTAGAAAGGCATTAGTAGCAAATATAAAGCCGAGGGTAAATGCCAAGCCTGAATGTTCAGTATGTGGGAAGAGAGTGTCTGGGTATGATACACAGCCGTCCCGGTTATACGAGTATCCGCCATTATGGGGGTTTCAAGTATTTTTCCGATATTCCCCGCGACGCGCCGCCTGTCCAGTGGACGGAATCCATGTAGAGCGAATTCCCTGGTCAGAAGGTAAGGAGCAGATGACCACCACATACAAGGTATTCCTGTCTCGATGGGCTAAACGCCTGAGTTGGAAAGAGACAGCCGAGATATTCAAGTCCAGTTGGGACAGTGTGTATAGGGCAGTGCAGTTTGTAGTTGCCTACGGCCTTGCCCACAGGGACTTGGAGAATATAACGGAAATAGGAATAGACGAGATACAAGTCTGGAGTGGCCACAAGTATTTAACCCTTGTATATCAGCTTGATTCGCATGCCAAAAGGCTTTTATGGAGTGGCCCTGAGCGGAAGGCAAAGACCCTGCGGAAGTTTTTCATGGAGTTAGGTATAGAACGTTGTCTGAGAATCAAATTCGTTTGCAGCGATATGTGGTCGCCGTACCTGAAGGTGATAGCGAAGAAGGCTTCCCAGGCGCTTAATATTCTTGACCGTTTCCACATCATGAAGAAATTCAATGAAGCCATAGACCAGATACGGAGGGAAGAGGTCAAAAAGCTCAAGGATGAAGGCACAGACAATGTTTTGGAAAAGAGCCGTTGGTTACTGTTGAAAAGGCCTGAGAACTTGACAGAAAAGCAAACGGTACGGTTAAGCCAGATAGTTAAGATCAACCTGAGTTCAATAAAGGCATATTTAATGCGTGAAGATTTTCAGCGTTTTTGGGAGTATAAGTATCCGGCGTATGCAGACAGGTTTCTCGAGAACTGGATTACGAGAACCCTAAAAACCAACCTGGAACCTATGAAAAAAGTGGCAAAGATGTTGCGCAATCACAAGCAGCTCATTCTCAACTGGTTCAAGGCTGATGGCAGACTTTCTTCCGGTACGGTTGAGGGGTTTAACCTTAAGGCGAAACTGACTATGAGAAAGGCTTATGGTTATAAATCTCTGGAATGCCTGCAAACAGCCTTGTATCATACTCTTGGTAATTTGCCGGAACCAATACTTACCCACAGATTCTGCGGATGA
- the pilM gene encoding pilus assembly protein PilM, whose translation MMHLLKSRKHADTCKPALQKRPSLFKQHNIKTVLGLDIGNNALKAVKIIKKNNEVTVVDFDIIEYPAALPNTKLLESHHIRDAIKIFLSKHTFSKKTDVVVSVPGQLALSRFSTIPLVSKKQLKSLVSFEAQQQIPFDLKDVVWDYHRLSGRTPNEEGIEIGFFASKRETLDSIINNISFPEFNLTGILSSPLAIYNLVLFDQHVEGPTIIVNREEENTDLIIIDHAHFWLRTIPLHEVNADFVKEIQRSMEYYKSLSKSTDTVHFEKLLFVGNKSNDPLLQKTIQDNFTYKVELLNTLNNIRISRTVDQALFSGNCASLSVALGLAIQGIGLGKTAINLLPKERILAAQIAKMKPYAVVALGCFALLIAIQYIGLRTHISKLNNARNYHQAMLQNVKNLENTYKNADKIFNEKKSELEFISSIDPARFFWIESTEKLLASIPDNVSINSLQSSWIDPDALNIGEGKAKKNQKDSIVKKCLLMGIRGESREPGIRYIEEHVLQPIKNLTLSGQKIAAFKNVELVPNSCRQVYSEAEATECISFEIRWLVKSQEEIIAESEKM comes from the coding sequence ATGATGCATTTATTGAAATCACGAAAACACGCTGATACGTGTAAACCTGCTTTGCAAAAAAGGCCCTCCCTCTTTAAACAGCACAATATAAAAACAGTATTGGGGCTTGATATTGGTAACAATGCATTAAAGGCAGTAAAGATTATTAAAAAAAATAATGAAGTAACCGTTGTGGACTTTGATATCATTGAGTACCCTGCTGCCCTGCCAAATACAAAATTACTGGAATCCCATCACATCAGAGATGCAATTAAAATCTTTCTGTCAAAGCATACTTTCAGTAAAAAAACGGACGTCGTGGTCTCCGTTCCCGGACAGCTTGCCTTGTCAAGATTCAGCACTATTCCTTTAGTGAGCAAAAAGCAATTAAAAAGCCTTGTTTCTTTTGAAGCACAACAGCAGATACCGTTCGACCTTAAAGACGTTGTGTGGGATTATCATCGATTATCCGGGCGAACTCCAAATGAAGAAGGCATCGAAATTGGATTTTTTGCGTCAAAACGGGAAACACTTGATTCCATTATAAACAATATCTCTTTCCCGGAGTTCAACCTGACCGGCATACTTAGTTCACCGTTAGCAATATATAATCTGGTTCTTTTCGATCAACACGTGGAAGGCCCAACCATCATCGTCAACAGAGAGGAAGAAAATACCGACCTTATCATTATTGATCACGCGCACTTCTGGCTGAGAACTATTCCATTACATGAGGTAAATGCAGATTTTGTAAAAGAAATACAACGGTCTATGGAATATTATAAATCCTTGAGCAAAAGCACAGACACTGTCCATTTCGAAAAACTCCTGTTCGTCGGGAATAAATCAAATGATCCGTTATTACAAAAAACCATTCAGGACAATTTCACCTATAAGGTTGAATTATTAAATACTTTAAATAACATAAGAATTTCCCGCACAGTTGATCAAGCCCTTTTCTCCGGTAATTGTGCTTCATTAAGTGTTGCGCTGGGGCTAGCCATTCAAGGCATCGGACTGGGAAAAACAGCGATTAATTTACTGCCTAAAGAGCGAATACTAGCCGCACAAATTGCAAAAATGAAACCCTATGCAGTCGTAGCCCTTGGATGTTTTGCGCTGTTAATAGCCATTCAATACATTGGGCTTCGCACCCATATTTCCAAACTTAACAACGCACGCAATTATCACCAGGCGATGCTGCAAAATGTGAAAAACCTTGAAAACACTTATAAGAACGCTGATAAAATCTTCAATGAAAAAAAGTCCGAACTGGAATTTATATCATCCATAGACCCCGCGCGATTTTTTTGGATTGAATCAACGGAAAAATTACTGGCGTCAATTCCAGACAATGTCTCGATAAACTCCCTGCAATCTTCCTGGATAGACCCTGATGCGTTAAATATCGGCGAAGGCAAAGCGAAGAAAAATCAAAAGGATAGTATCGTGAAAAAATGTCTTCTTATGGGCATAAGAGGAGAAAGCAGAGAACCTGGCATACGTTATATCGAAGAGCATGTTTTACAACCGATTAAGAATCTAACGCTTTCCGGACAAAAAATCGCGGCATTTAAAAATGTAGAACTTGTCCCCAACTCCTGCCGTCAGGTATATTCTGAAGCCGAAGCAACAGAGTGCATCAGCTTTGAAATACGATGGCTGGTAAAATCACAGGAAGAAATTATCGCAGAATCGGAAAAAATGTAA
- a CDS encoding DNA internalization-related competence protein ComEC/Rec2, with amino-acid sequence MQRPIIPITLLFLCGIYLGSQTKIPLSITLGICLFFWIVCFFTLFLNKSCVFLLPLLCIFIIILAVAYYDCRNDFIPRNHIEHALGTQKSLLRVRGIIVKPPIILEGNAHNKLFLNRQSNTFGEKSHHKISFILQAKEMKTVSGWEEIFGHIRVTVYLQDEELLSGITLQELVYGQRVELLGHAYLPKTPGNPGEFNYENYLKRQKPSINSLMTILHINNIKIADPAFRSRFYSFIYALRNYLNNTIYTHAFSNSAPLISSMLLGNRAGLSVETIDTFAKTGIIHFIAISGFHVGIVIVTVLLPLRALGVNQTATIGIIVFVTIFYALLTGFNPPVQRAGIMAIVFFCGYLVHRQWDITSSIFTAILFILLQNPSDLFSIGFQLSIMATMGIVYGAPKIEAVLFKTALFVEKLQAPEERGRLFFIKKYVRKLLCVSLAAWIATLPLTAYYFHLFTPYVSVISIIVFPLFWIIIVSGIVLLFFGTIFPPFASVFAWLASATDIALESIVSTLSFLPYSHFYVIGPSLTGIFVYYLLLFFLLYRTYLSIHYLHIVLWGLISANVLTFSGIIKSRPHALKVTCLDVGHGAALFIQFPNGKNILYDAGTWHNYDVGKQIVAPFLWSEKIKKIDLVILSHEHNDHWSGLPSIIERFNVKRVYSQPYFFQSETGRIIHERLHKKNIHTAALSHGLEIKGFEPVTVKILHPSFSPSSSLSTNDNSCVVKIEYSGHSILLCGDIQKQGINTLLSEQQAIRSDIVQIPHHGSYSVNLPQFINRVQPSYAFINSQHNTVSHMTTNTLNDYHVVTTQTHRDGAITFLLNKNGIMYSVYRN; translated from the coding sequence ATGCAAAGACCTATCATCCCCATTACACTTTTATTTCTCTGCGGTATTTATCTTGGATCTCAGACAAAAATTCCCCTCTCCATAACCCTTGGAATATGCCTGTTCTTCTGGATAGTATGTTTTTTCACCTTATTTTTAAACAAAAGTTGCGTATTCCTGCTGCCATTGTTGTGTATTTTTATCATTATCCTTGCCGTTGCCTACTACGATTGCCGTAATGATTTTATCCCACGCAATCACATTGAACACGCGCTGGGTACGCAAAAATCTTTACTCCGCGTAAGGGGAATAATTGTCAAACCTCCCATTATTTTGGAGGGAAACGCACATAATAAACTATTTCTGAATCGCCAATCAAATACCTTTGGTGAAAAATCTCACCATAAAATATCCTTCATACTGCAGGCAAAAGAGATGAAAACCGTATCCGGATGGGAAGAAATATTTGGACACATCAGGGTTACCGTATACCTGCAGGACGAGGAATTACTTTCAGGCATCACATTACAAGAATTAGTCTACGGTCAACGAGTGGAATTGCTTGGCCACGCATATCTTCCCAAAACACCGGGCAACCCCGGAGAGTTTAACTATGAAAATTATCTAAAGAGGCAAAAACCGTCTATTAATTCCTTAATGACCATACTACACATAAATAACATAAAAATAGCAGACCCCGCGTTCCGCAGCCGGTTTTATAGTTTTATATACGCTTTAAGAAATTACTTAAACAACACCATTTACACTCACGCTTTCAGTAATAGTGCTCCGTTAATCAGCAGCATGTTATTAGGCAACAGGGCGGGGTTATCGGTAGAAACAATTGATACTTTTGCAAAAACAGGGATCATCCACTTCATCGCCATCAGCGGTTTTCATGTTGGAATAGTAATAGTTACCGTGCTGTTGCCGCTGCGTGCCCTGGGCGTCAATCAAACAGCGACCATAGGTATAATAGTGTTCGTTACCATTTTCTATGCACTTTTAACGGGCTTTAACCCACCGGTGCAACGCGCGGGCATCATGGCCATTGTTTTCTTTTGCGGCTATTTGGTGCATAGGCAATGGGACATCACCAGCAGTATTTTTACGGCAATATTATTTATTCTCCTGCAAAATCCATCAGACCTTTTTAGCATTGGGTTTCAGTTGTCAATCATGGCAACGATGGGCATCGTCTATGGTGCGCCAAAGATTGAGGCAGTGTTATTTAAGACTGCTTTGTTTGTAGAAAAATTACAGGCGCCTGAAGAACGAGGCAGGTTATTTTTTATAAAAAAATATGTACGTAAACTCCTTTGCGTCTCTCTGGCAGCGTGGATTGCCACCCTGCCACTCACCGCATATTACTTTCATCTTTTCACGCCATACGTATCCGTAATAAGCATCATAGTGTTTCCCTTATTCTGGATTATCATTGTCAGCGGGATTGTTTTGTTATTCTTCGGGACCATATTTCCTCCATTCGCTTCGGTTTTTGCATGGCTGGCGTCTGCCACTGATATCGCATTGGAATCAATTGTTTCAACGTTGTCTTTCCTGCCGTATTCCCATTTTTATGTGATTGGGCCTTCTTTAACAGGGATTTTCGTCTATTATTTGCTGCTCTTCTTCCTTCTTTATCGCACGTATTTATCAATACACTATCTTCATATTGTACTATGGGGGCTGATAAGCGCTAATGTTCTCACCTTCTCCGGTATAATAAAATCCAGGCCACATGCTTTAAAAGTGACCTGCTTAGATGTTGGGCATGGCGCTGCCCTGTTTATTCAATTCCCCAACGGGAAAAACATCCTGTACGATGCAGGTACATGGCACAATTATGATGTGGGAAAACAAATCGTCGCGCCTTTTTTATGGAGTGAAAAAATCAAAAAAATCGACCTGGTAATTTTATCCCACGAACACAATGATCACTGGAGCGGTTTGCCTTCAATCATCGAAAGATTCAACGTAAAACGAGTGTATTCACAACCATATTTTTTCCAATCGGAAACAGGCCGTATAATACACGAACGTCTCCATAAAAAAAATATTCATACCGCTGCGCTTTCCCATGGATTAGAGATAAAAGGTTTTGAACCCGTAACGGTAAAGATACTCCATCCCTCTTTTTCCCCTTCATCTTCTTTATCAACAAATGATAATTCCTGCGTAGTGAAGATTGAATATTCCGGGCATTCCATTCTTTTATGTGGTGATATTCAAAAGCAAGGGATAAACACACTCTTATCAGAACAGCAGGCCATCAGGTCAGACATTGTGCAGATACCGCATCACGGCTCTTATTCAGTAAACCTGCCGCAGTTTATCAATAGGGTTCAGCCGTCATATGCCTTTATCAACTCGCAGCATAATACGGTGTCCCACATGACAACCAATACATTAAATGATTACCATGTCGTAACAACTCAAACACATCGGGATGGCGCTATAACATTTTTACTAAACAAGAATGGTATAATGTACTCTGTTTACAGGAATTAA